The proteins below are encoded in one region of Synchiropus splendidus isolate RoL2022-P1 chromosome 13, RoL_Sspl_1.0, whole genome shotgun sequence:
- the LOC128769760 gene encoding uncharacterized protein LOC128769760 — MKDASIPRIFVIVFCAVIFVLVLIVNGLAGAGRGLFHSSTGNVSVRYETNITPAGWTFSIWGVIYAWLTLMVIYITFYVFRGSWAQCLLPYAFYFSWLSNMVLNMIWLLVWDREAMLASLVVLVLVTLSCYAALFFCCFATDYYGLWLQTYYPRDLAGLRILVQNGLALYATWVSIASLINFSVVLHLWGVVKSTAATASLCILFAELVAWFILENWVLDRWVRYILTVYPVVIVALVGNLYKHYDPQDPSPNSIFMVALLVVACVLLVSKVCTVIWRHKRRPLYSPGSARQLVSPLDGSKFKILS; from the exons ATGAAGGACGCTAGTATTCCGAGAATTTTTGTTATCGTCTTTTGTGCGGTTATTTTTGTTCTCGTTTTGATAGTCAACGGACTGGCAGGAGCTGGCAGAG GTCTGTTCCACTCCTCCACGGGTAATGTGTCAGTCCGCTATGAGACCAACATCACTCCTGCTGGCTGGACCTTCTCCATCTGGGGCGTGATCTACGCCTGGCTCACTCTGATGGTCATCTATATTACGTTTTACGTGTTCAGAGG CTCCTGGGCTCAGTGTCTGCTGCCGTACGCCTTCTATTTCAGCTGGCTGTCCAACATGGTGCTGAATATGATCTGGTTGCTGGTGTGGGACAGAGA GGCGATGCTGGCTTCATTAGTGGTTCTGGTCCTGGTCACCCTTTCCTGCTATGCTGCGTTGTTCTTTTGCTGCTTTGCCACGGATTATTATGGCCTCTGGCTCCAGACCTACTATCCCAGAGATCTGGCAGGTCTGAGGATCCTG GTGCAGAATGGTCTGGCCCTCTATGCTACATGGGTTTCCATCGCCTCTCTGATCAACTTTTCTGTGGTCCTGCATCTCTGGGGTGTGGTCAAGAGCACAGCTGCCACTGCCTCCTTGTGCATACTGTTTGCAGAGCTTGTGGCATG GTTCATCTTGGAGAACTGGGTTCTGGACCGCTGGGTGCGCTACATCCTGACCGTTTATCCCGTGGTTATCGTGGCACTGGTTGGAAATCTATACAAACATTACGACCCGCAGGACCCCTCTCCAAATTCCATCTTCATGG TCGCGCTGTTGGTGGTGGCATGCGTCCTGCTCGTGTCCAAGGTGTGTACTGTGATCTGGAGACACAAGAGACGGCCCCTTTACTCACCGGGGTCAGCTCGGCAGCTGGTGTCCCCCCTGGACGGGAGCAAGTTTAAGATTCTGTCCTGA
- the c13h5orf22 gene encoding UPF0489 protein C5orf22 homolog isoform X2 — protein MQVVSHIYRAIASRHLPMNNIKMVHLDSHPDLLIPVNMPAETVFDKEKLISELSIENWIMPMVYAGHVSAVAWLHPYWAQQIREGEHSMFVGRDSSTTTIRVTSKDNYFLSDGLYVPEQQLENSKPLTLHVILVNPLKSCDQLESEKTNIEAEGPCEKRPCTLSGTGCHNLSTPPTDSSSTVSKGEAMSNISGDKGEEIDDGSTSYVVNRLSTFVSNTEPYILDIDLDFFSCKNPFKEMYTPEEYKILQELYSFRPPRPDADEEEIEECVDVRVHQLEDLEAVFADLLEDDGDESVARWASNPGMASLSQLVSSLKSRNPCPDYEMVHQAGLTCDTVELPHHISSDQEIDRLMSAVEQLLQPLPKPTLVTLSRSSLDEYCPAEQVDSVQNRVLALLQRQYGQLELHKVYEEQPFQTQAQDDESQTS, from the exons ATGCAG GTGGTAAGTCATATATACCGGGCTATCGCCTCTCGGCACCTCCCTATGAACAACATTAAGATGGTCCACTTGGACTCGCATCCGGACCTCTTGATTCCTGTCAACATGCCCGCAGAGACAGTTTTTGACAAAGAGAAACTCATCAG TGAATTGAGCATTGAAAACTGGATCATGCCCATGGTGTATGCTGGTCATGTGTCTGCGGTAGCTTGGTTACATCCTTACTGGGCTCAGCAGATCAGGGAGGGAGAACACAGTATGTTTGTGGGCAGAGACTCGTCCACTACCACCATCAG GGTGACCAGTAAAGACAACTACTTCCTCAGTGATGGTCTGTATGTtcctgagcagcagctggagaacTCTAAACCTCTCACACTCCATGTGATCTTAGTCAATCCCCTGAAGTCCTGCGACCAGTTAGAATCAG aaaagacaaacattgaaGCTGAGGGTCCATGTGAAAAGAGACCCTGCACTCTGAGTGGCACTGGATGCCATAATCTCTCAACGCCTCCAACAGAtagcagcagcacagtgagcAAGGGCGAGGCAATGAGCAACATTTCAGGTGATAAAGGAGAAGAGATTGATGACGGCTCGACTAGTTATGTTGTGAACAGGCTGTCTACGTTTGTAAGCAACACCGAACCCTACATCCTGGACATCGACCTTGATTTCTTCTCCTGCAAGAATCCATTCAAAGAAATGTATACTCCG GAAGAATATAAGATCCTGCAGGAACTCTACAGCTTCAGACCTCCAAGGCCAGATGCTGATGAG GAGGAAATCGAAGAATGTGTGGATGTCCGCGTCCATCAGCTCGAAGACTTGGAAGCAGTATTCGCTGACCTGCTGGAGGACGATGGAGATGAGAGTGTGGCACGCTGGGCCAGCAACCCTGG AATGGCCTCATTATCCCAGCTGGTTTCCAGTTTGAAATCACGGAATCCGTGTCCTGACTATGAAATG GTCCACCAGGCGGGTTTGACCTGTGACACTGTCGAACTGCCTCACCACATCAGCTCTGACCAGGAGATTGACAGGCTAATGTCAGCTGTTGAACAGCTTCTGCAGCCACTGCCCAAACCCACCCTGGTGACCTTGTCCAG GTCCAGTCTGGATGAGTACTGCCCGGCAGAGCAGGTGGACTCTGTCCAGAACAGAGTACTGGCTCTACTCCAGCGTCAGTACGGGCAGCTGGAGCTACATAAAGTCTATGAAGAACAACCCTTCCAAACACAAGCACAGGATGATGAATCTCAGACATCATGA
- the c13h5orf22 gene encoding UPF0489 protein C5orf22 homolog isoform X3 gives MNNIKMVHLDSHPDLLIPVNMPAETVFDKEKLISELSIENWIMPMVYAGHVSAVAWLHPYWAQQIREGEHSMFVGRDSSTTTIRVTSKDNYFLSDGLYVPEQQLENSKPLTLHVILVNPLKSCDQLESEKTNIEAEGPCEKRPCTLSGTGCHNLSTPPTDSSSTVSKGEAMSNISGDKGEEIDDGSTSYVVNRLSTFVSNTEPYILDIDLDFFSCKNPFKEMYTPEEYKILQELYSFRPPRPDADEEEIEECVDVRVHQLEDLEAVFADLLEDDGDESVARWASNPGMASLSQLVSSLKSRNPCPDYEMVHQAGLTCDTVELPHHISSDQEIDRLMSAVEQLLQPLPKPTLVTLSRSSLDEYCPAEQVDSVQNRVLALLQRQYGQLELHKVYEEQPFQTQAQDDESQTS, from the exons ATGAACAACATTAAGATGGTCCACTTGGACTCGCATCCGGACCTCTTGATTCCTGTCAACATGCCCGCAGAGACAGTTTTTGACAAAGAGAAACTCATCAG TGAATTGAGCATTGAAAACTGGATCATGCCCATGGTGTATGCTGGTCATGTGTCTGCGGTAGCTTGGTTACATCCTTACTGGGCTCAGCAGATCAGGGAGGGAGAACACAGTATGTTTGTGGGCAGAGACTCGTCCACTACCACCATCAG GGTGACCAGTAAAGACAACTACTTCCTCAGTGATGGTCTGTATGTtcctgagcagcagctggagaacTCTAAACCTCTCACACTCCATGTGATCTTAGTCAATCCCCTGAAGTCCTGCGACCAGTTAGAATCAG aaaagacaaacattgaaGCTGAGGGTCCATGTGAAAAGAGACCCTGCACTCTGAGTGGCACTGGATGCCATAATCTCTCAACGCCTCCAACAGAtagcagcagcacagtgagcAAGGGCGAGGCAATGAGCAACATTTCAGGTGATAAAGGAGAAGAGATTGATGACGGCTCGACTAGTTATGTTGTGAACAGGCTGTCTACGTTTGTAAGCAACACCGAACCCTACATCCTGGACATCGACCTTGATTTCTTCTCCTGCAAGAATCCATTCAAAGAAATGTATACTCCG GAAGAATATAAGATCCTGCAGGAACTCTACAGCTTCAGACCTCCAAGGCCAGATGCTGATGAG GAGGAAATCGAAGAATGTGTGGATGTCCGCGTCCATCAGCTCGAAGACTTGGAAGCAGTATTCGCTGACCTGCTGGAGGACGATGGAGATGAGAGTGTGGCACGCTGGGCCAGCAACCCTGG AATGGCCTCATTATCCCAGCTGGTTTCCAGTTTGAAATCACGGAATCCGTGTCCTGACTATGAAATG GTCCACCAGGCGGGTTTGACCTGTGACACTGTCGAACTGCCTCACCACATCAGCTCTGACCAGGAGATTGACAGGCTAATGTCAGCTGTTGAACAGCTTCTGCAGCCACTGCCCAAACCCACCCTGGTGACCTTGTCCAG GTCCAGTCTGGATGAGTACTGCCCGGCAGAGCAGGTGGACTCTGTCCAGAACAGAGTACTGGCTCTACTCCAGCGTCAGTACGGGCAGCTGGAGCTACATAAAGTCTATGAAGAACAACCCTTCCAAACACAAGCACAGGATGATGAATCTCAGACATCATGA
- the c13h5orf22 gene encoding UPF0489 protein C5orf22 homolog isoform X1, protein MKRFYQTLPVWIVEDHHDVVSHIYRAIASRHLPMNNIKMVHLDSHPDLLIPVNMPAETVFDKEKLISELSIENWIMPMVYAGHVSAVAWLHPYWAQQIREGEHSMFVGRDSSTTTIRVTSKDNYFLSDGLYVPEQQLENSKPLTLHVILVNPLKSCDQLESEKTNIEAEGPCEKRPCTLSGTGCHNLSTPPTDSSSTVSKGEAMSNISGDKGEEIDDGSTSYVVNRLSTFVSNTEPYILDIDLDFFSCKNPFKEMYTPEEYKILQELYSFRPPRPDADEEEIEECVDVRVHQLEDLEAVFADLLEDDGDESVARWASNPGMASLSQLVSSLKSRNPCPDYEMVHQAGLTCDTVELPHHISSDQEIDRLMSAVEQLLQPLPKPTLVTLSRSSLDEYCPAEQVDSVQNRVLALLQRQYGQLELHKVYEEQPFQTQAQDDESQTS, encoded by the exons ATGAAAAGATTCTACCAGACGCTCCCAGTATGGATTGTCGAGGATCACCACGAT GTGGTAAGTCATATATACCGGGCTATCGCCTCTCGGCACCTCCCTATGAACAACATTAAGATGGTCCACTTGGACTCGCATCCGGACCTCTTGATTCCTGTCAACATGCCCGCAGAGACAGTTTTTGACAAAGAGAAACTCATCAG TGAATTGAGCATTGAAAACTGGATCATGCCCATGGTGTATGCTGGTCATGTGTCTGCGGTAGCTTGGTTACATCCTTACTGGGCTCAGCAGATCAGGGAGGGAGAACACAGTATGTTTGTGGGCAGAGACTCGTCCACTACCACCATCAG GGTGACCAGTAAAGACAACTACTTCCTCAGTGATGGTCTGTATGTtcctgagcagcagctggagaacTCTAAACCTCTCACACTCCATGTGATCTTAGTCAATCCCCTGAAGTCCTGCGACCAGTTAGAATCAG aaaagacaaacattgaaGCTGAGGGTCCATGTGAAAAGAGACCCTGCACTCTGAGTGGCACTGGATGCCATAATCTCTCAACGCCTCCAACAGAtagcagcagcacagtgagcAAGGGCGAGGCAATGAGCAACATTTCAGGTGATAAAGGAGAAGAGATTGATGACGGCTCGACTAGTTATGTTGTGAACAGGCTGTCTACGTTTGTAAGCAACACCGAACCCTACATCCTGGACATCGACCTTGATTTCTTCTCCTGCAAGAATCCATTCAAAGAAATGTATACTCCG GAAGAATATAAGATCCTGCAGGAACTCTACAGCTTCAGACCTCCAAGGCCAGATGCTGATGAG GAGGAAATCGAAGAATGTGTGGATGTCCGCGTCCATCAGCTCGAAGACTTGGAAGCAGTATTCGCTGACCTGCTGGAGGACGATGGAGATGAGAGTGTGGCACGCTGGGCCAGCAACCCTGG AATGGCCTCATTATCCCAGCTGGTTTCCAGTTTGAAATCACGGAATCCGTGTCCTGACTATGAAATG GTCCACCAGGCGGGTTTGACCTGTGACACTGTCGAACTGCCTCACCACATCAGCTCTGACCAGGAGATTGACAGGCTAATGTCAGCTGTTGAACAGCTTCTGCAGCCACTGCCCAAACCCACCCTGGTGACCTTGTCCAG GTCCAGTCTGGATGAGTACTGCCCGGCAGAGCAGGTGGACTCTGTCCAGAACAGAGTACTGGCTCTACTCCAGCGTCAGTACGGGCAGCTGGAGCTACATAAAGTCTATGAAGAACAACCCTTCCAAACACAAGCACAGGATGATGAATCTCAGACATCATGA